The Bacillus marinisedimentorum sequence CCAGTTCAGGAGTAATTTCATCGCCTTCTTCATATTGTGGCCCGCTTTTGATGGTCTCTTTTGTAAGCCTTACACTGACAAGACTGTCTGCGAAGTCAATATCCCTGATCCATTCCGGCTTGATCAGCACATGTTTTCCCGGCCACCAGTTCCGGGTGTCGATCACAAAATATTTCACTTCCCAGCTTTCATCATCAAAAATGAAGCTTGATATATGTCCAATTTCACCGTCCTCCGCATGGATGTGATAACTGGTGATTTCATTGTGGCTGCGAAGGCTTGTTTCTTCTTCGCTGCCGGCCTCATTTTCAAGGCGTTCGTGGTTTTCGTAACCGTCCTGTACGCGGCTATCCGCCAGTGCCAGCTGTGAAGGCACAGCGTATGGCCCCCATGTGCCCGAACCGGCCCAATAGTAGTTCCAGCCCCAATACTGATTCAATTCCGCTTCGTGACGGCGGGAAACCGGCTGGGCGGTATCGATGTCGGGGCTGTCTTTCACTTTATCCTTCGATTCATTGACCACCACGTGCTTTTCTGAATTGTCGAGTCCTTTCATAGCCATCGGGGACAGGAGCACCTTCCGTCCCGGCAGCCATTTGCTTGTGTCAGCAACAAGGTAACGGACTGCCCAATTCTCATCGTCAAAATAAAAATCGTCGACTGAACCTAACTCTCCATCAGAAGCCTGTATTGAAAATTTTTCAACCTCTTTAGAATTGTAGTACATGTGGGCTCACTCCTTGTTTATAAATCGTTACAAGAAAATTTCCCTGTGCCTGCAGCGGCTAAACATGGTGTCATCCATTTGGGGAAATACATATTTGATGAATTTGCAGTGAAAAATATGGGGCAAGGAGGGAAGCATTATGGAACTCATTATGGACTCGATCATTATGATTTTGATCGGTACGCTTTTACTCAGAGTTGCAGGGCGCAAGTCAATCAGTCAGATGACGGTAGCTCAAACCGTCATCATGATCTCAATCGGAAGCATTATCATTCAGCCTATCATTGATGACAGTCTTTTGAGAACTGCGGTTGCCGCATCGGTTTTTATCGCTTTTTTAATTTCAATGGAATATTTGCAGATGAAATATAATTTTCTTGAAAAATTCTTAACGGGCAATTCAGTGCCGGTCATTGAAAATGGGCAGGTTTTGACTAAAAACCTGAAACGATTGAGATTCACCGTTGACCAGCTGGAAATAAGGCTGCGCCAGCAGGGAATTTCGAATGTGAGGGATGTACAGACGGCAACGCTGGAGCCGAACGGACAGCTCGGATATGAATTGAAGCGGTCAGCAAAACCCGTTACAGTAGGGGATATGGAGGAAATGCTTAAACTGCTGGTGCAAAAGGGGGATAATAGCATGGAAATAGGCCCTATGTTCAAAGAAGTCATTGAAAAAAAACATGAAGCGAAAATCCCGGATAAATTTCAATAAGAGACTGGAACAAAAGTATTCTAATCAAAGAAAAAGCCGAACTATGTTGCGAAGCTTTAAATAAAAGTTCGCATTAGTTCGGATTTTTTACTTAATTACTCGTCTATAGAGTTAGGCGGTTTGGTTATCTCCCAGCCTAAGACCACTAATCTTTCCGGTAACTCACATCTTTAGTCGAATGCATAAACGGCACTCCTTTTGAAGGAATGTCTTTCTCAGCCAGTTCCCTGTTTTCCGGTGTGTTCCAGCCGATGTCATTTGTCGGATGCACCCACTCATCGCCAGCCATGATTGATGGATCGGTATTTTCATCCCAGTTGTTCAAAGGGGAATCATCAGAATCATACTGGCTGTCCCCGATGATGACCCCGTATTTATTGATGAAAGGGCTTTCCGTCGTGATATTGCTGTTTTTAAAGGATGGGGATTGGATTTGATGGGGAATTGTCCCATCCATTACCGGATCGTTGATGTTTTCCTGGCCCTGTTTCTTTTTCATGGGATTCACCTCACTTTTTACCGTTAGTTTTGCTATTTTAGAGCCGGTCTATCCGGGGAGAAAAAAATGCCACGAATGGATTGTGCTGCTTAACGGAAAATAATAGTGAGGTGATGGCATGGAACAACGGATAAAGACAAGGACACTTCCAGGTAATGGAGAAGGCGAAATCGGCATCAGAACCGAGTTGAACGCCCTCCATCCATTTGAGTCTGTCTCCAGATTTGCAGGGGATTCTGTTGATGAACATAAAGATCTGGAAGAAGTCAACGAATATTTTTCAGAAATGACAATTTCTCAAATTAATCGTAATTCATAAAGAAAACTCGCCGATTGGCGAGCCTTTAGGCGAAGAGAGACGCGTAGTTGCCCTTATCTATATTCTTACAATCAAAACTGCGTAGAAGGACCCCCTTGCTGACAGTTTATACTTTCCTATACTTTTTTTGGCTGTTAAGGAAATTCATTAGCGTTGCATAAAAAAATATGATGGAATGTCAAGGGTCGATGGATTTGGAATAATTTACCTTTTAAGCAATAAAAAAATCCTTATAATTAGGGTTGGTAGTCCTTGACCAAATCCCTAACTATAAGGAGAAAACATGCAAGACAAGGATACCATAAATTCCACAATGAATAAATATATTGAAGACCTAAACGAAGAAACTTATTCTCAACTCGTCGATGTACCTGCTCTAGACAGATACAGGAAAAAACTGACGAGTTATACTTTTCTTCTGTTGATGATTTATGCTCAGTTTACTCAAAAAGAGAGTTTAACAGCTTTAGCTGAAGACGTTGGAGACTCCGATGACTTGAAATCGTTCCTAGGGTTAGGATCGATTCATAAGTCAACCCTGTCCAGGCACCTAAGGGAGTATTCACCTAAAGTTTTTGATGATATTCTCCAGCATCTGATGTTGGAGATTCAACGTCAAGAGCCGTCTCCATGGCACTCCCCAGGTATTAAAAACTTAAACGTGGTGGATTCGAGTGTCATTAGTATGTGTTTTTCAGAAAACCCCTGGGCTACCTATCGGAAAACAAAAGCAGGGGTTAAAATTCATCTTAAGGTGAGGGTCCATAAGGAGATGCCTGTCCCTGATAAACTTTTACTATCTCCAGCTGTTCACGCGGACCGGACCAAAATGGAGCCCCTGGTGAACGTGGATCCTGACGCGATTTACCTTTTTGACAGAGCTTATAATGACTATAATCTATACGACGATTACTGCGAAAAAGGCATTTCGTTTATTACACGACTGAAAGAAAATGCTGTGTACGACATTCTCAGCACCCAGAGAGTCGCCAACGATGAAGTTACGAAAAGGGATGCAGAAGTTAAGTTAGGCGGGAATTATAACCAAATGAAGTATTCTTTGCGCCTCATTGAAACAACGGATAGCACGGGAGAGCGTGTGCTCATCTTAACCAATTGCTTTCACAAATCCGCCTTAGAAATAGGAGACTTATATCGGCAGCGTTGGAAAATAGAAACCTTTTTTAAGTGGATGAAACAACACCTCAAGCTCAAGACCCTGTTTGGGAAAAGTGAAAATGCCGTCTATAATCAAATTTTAACGGCTTTTATCACCTATTGTTTACTTGTGCTTTTAAAAATCAAAACAGGTTTCAAAGGAAAGCTGCTTCGGTTGAAAAGGTGTTTACTCCATAACTGCTTTTCCTCTTTCACTGATTTTAAACTAAAGCTTTTTCGCCGCGCTTCCAGGGCATCCAGAGGGCGTCAATCGTACGATTTTGAATGGGAGTTTGAACAAATTCAGCATCAATATCAGCGAGGGGAGGTGGAGCTTTTTAATCATCTCCGCTACGATCCGTTGTTCCTGTAACCGCTATTCATATAAGTACTTATAATTTACTAATTGTGGAAAAAGGACTACCTTTATATCCCCTTGGTTTTTTGCACTTTTTAAAGCTTAACAAATGAATCAGAATATTCTGTTCATTTAAATAAAGCCTGAAATAAGTTTCCTTGACAATCACTAAAAAGATTTACGCAACGCTAATGAAGGAAATTATAAAATTTTTGCGTTGTGGATAATAAGCGAGAAGGGAGTCATCCAGCTCCAGGCGCCAGCGGCTATCGTCATAAGCGGTGGCCTCTCCGGAAGGAAAGATCACCTTTCTGCGGGTACCCCTGCTTATGCGTACGCCGCTAAGCGGGCGCCTTGCGCTTTTGTTCTATACCCTGTTCATCAAACGGCTTGGCGGAAAGGAGATCAGTTGGGCTGTTTTGGTTTTAGGGTTGTAATAAACCAGTAAGGCTGTTTCTTTAGCTTCAATTTCTCCAGAAGAACGGAAATGGCCGATGTCAAACGGCAGGAATTCAAGCAATGTGTGCTTGTGCAGATCCCGTTCCGACAAACCGAGTTTTTCAAGTTCCGGTCCTCCGATGAGAGGGTCTTCAGCAAGAGCTTTCAAATAGGCTGACCTGTGGGCTTTTGATATCTGTTGCTCCCACCACGGCTTCCGCGGCTTATGCTTTTTATTCAAAAGGTAATCGACCTTCATCAAGCCTGAAGCCGTTTCAAGTCCGGGGATGTTTTTTTCTGAAAGAAACGAAAGAAGGCGCCTGAAAAGGTCTTCAAGCTGATGTCCGATTCTTTCCCAGCCTCTGCTTTCCCAGTAGGAGCCGAACTCCTGGAAGAAATCGAATGGAGTCTCGAACACTTCGTTTACAAGGTAACGGATCGTATTGTCCATCCGGTGGTCATTCCAGAACTTCTCCAGTACATCTTCCACCTGCTTAATCCGGACAATGTCATCGAAAGAAAGGACGTTGTTTCCGAGAATTTCATATGGAGAATGATCCATATAAACATATTCATGTTCGCGCGCCCGGAGACGAAGCCCGGTTCCGCGCAGCATCTTCAAAAAGCCGAGCTGAAGTTCCTCCGGTTCAAAGGCAAACACATCGTTAAAAGTCCGGCGGAAGGAATTGTAATCTTCCTCGGGAAGTCCGGCGATCAGATCCAGGTGCTGGGTTATTTTACCGCCTTCTTTTACAAGAGTGATGGTGCGCGCAAGCTTTTTGAAGTTTTGTTTCCGCTGTACGAGTTCGTTTGTATAGTCATTTGTGGACTGTACTCCGATTTCAAAACGGAACAGCCCTTCAGGCGCCTTTTCATTGAGGAAGCTGATCACTTCCGGCCTCATGATGTCCCCGGTAATTTCAAACTGAAAGACGGTTCCGGGCCTGTGGGTATCAATTAAAAATTGAAACATTTCCATTGCATAGCTGCGGCTGATGTTAAAGGTCCTGTCCACAAATTTGATCGTTTTGGCACCGTTATCCATCAAATAGATTAAGTCGTCTTTAATCCGCTCCCGATTGAAATAACGGACACCGACTTCAATGGAAGAAAGACAAAACTGGCAGCTGAAAGGACAGCCCCGGCTCGTTTCGATATAGCTGACCCTTTTTCCGAGATGTTTCCGATCTTCGGGGAAACGGAAAGGGGATGGGATGTCGTTCAGATCGAGTTTCGATGATGGCGGGTTCAGTTTCGGGGACCCGCCTTCCCTGTAGGCGATTCCATTTACTCTTTGAAACGATCTGCTGCCCGCGAGCTCGTCAAGCAAGTTTTTGAATACCGCTTCTCCTTCTCCCATGACGATAAAGTCTGCTTCAGGCAGCTTCTCCAACCATTCCGCAGTATCATAAGTCACTTCCGGTCCGCCAAGAACGATGACGAGGTCTGGATGGACTTTCTTCAGCATTTTGATGACCTTAATTGTCTCACCGATATTCCATATATAGCAGCTGAATCCGATCACGTCCGGTTTCTTGATATGCAGATCGGACACGATATTCATCACCGGATCGTTGATTGTATATTCGGCAAGTTCAACGTCATACACGGGTGCGGCATATGCCTTAAGATACCTTATTGCAATATTTGTATGAATGTATTTGGCATTCAATGTACTTGCGATTACCTTCATATTGTCGTTCCTTCCTATATAAATGTTCTCCTGGTGTAAGCTAATCCCATAAGCATCTGTCCTTAAATATATAATTTTAATAGATGGGACTATGCTGTGTCAATTTGGTGAATGAGAGGCTAAAAATTTTAAGAAAGACACGGACCAAATCTGTTATATAAAAATAACAACACTGTTATATAACTTGAAAAACGCTTATTCGCCTTTAAATACAAGCAATTTGTTACAGA is a genomic window containing:
- a CDS encoding PRC-barrel domain-containing protein; translated protein: MYYNSKEVEKFSIQASDGELGSVDDFYFDDENWAVRYLVADTSKWLPGRKVLLSPMAMKGLDNSEKHVVVNESKDKVKDSPDIDTAQPVSRRHEAELNQYWGWNYYWAGSGTWGPYAVPSQLALADSRVQDGYENHERLENEAGSEEETSLRSHNEITSYHIHAEDGEIGHISSFIFDDESWEVKYFVIDTRNWWPGKHVLIKPEWIRDIDFADSLVSVRLTKETIKSGPQYEEGDEITPELEREVDKMEAS
- a CDS encoding IS4 family transposase; its protein translation is MNKYIEDLNEETYSQLVDVPALDRYRKKLTSYTFLLLMIYAQFTQKESLTALAEDVGDSDDLKSFLGLGSIHKSTLSRHLREYSPKVFDDILQHLMLEIQRQEPSPWHSPGIKNLNVVDSSVISMCFSENPWATYRKTKAGVKIHLKVRVHKEMPVPDKLLLSPAVHADRTKMEPLVNVDPDAIYLFDRAYNDYNLYDDYCEKGISFITRLKENAVYDILSTQRVANDEVTKRDAEVKLGGNYNQMKYSLRLIETTDSTGERVLILTNCFHKSALEIGDLYRQRWKIETFFKWMKQHLKLKTLFGKSENAVYNQILTAFITYCLLVLLKIKTGFKGKLLRLKRCLLHNCFSSFTDFKLKLFRRASRASRGRQSYDFEWEFEQIQHQYQRGEVELFNHLRYDPLFL
- a CDS encoding DUF421 domain-containing protein, producing MELIMDSIIMILIGTLLLRVAGRKSISQMTVAQTVIMISIGSIIIQPIIDDSLLRTAVAASVFIAFLISMEYLQMKYNFLEKFLTGNSVPVIENGQVLTKNLKRLRFTVDQLEIRLRQQGISNVRDVQTATLEPNGQLGYELKRSAKPVTVGDMEEMLKLLVQKGDNSMEIGPMFKEVIEKKHEAKIPDKFQ
- a CDS encoding B12-binding domain-containing radical SAM protein, with translation MKVIASTLNAKYIHTNIAIRYLKAYAAPVYDVELAEYTINDPVMNIVSDLHIKKPDVIGFSCYIWNIGETIKVIKMLKKVHPDLVIVLGGPEVTYDTAEWLEKLPEADFIVMGEGEAVFKNLLDELAGSRSFQRVNGIAYREGGSPKLNPPSSKLDLNDIPSPFRFPEDRKHLGKRVSYIETSRGCPFSCQFCLSSIEVGVRYFNRERIKDDLIYLMDNGAKTIKFVDRTFNISRSYAMEMFQFLIDTHRPGTVFQFEITGDIMRPEVISFLNEKAPEGLFRFEIGVQSTNDYTNELVQRKQNFKKLARTITLVKEGGKITQHLDLIAGLPEEDYNSFRRTFNDVFAFEPEELQLGFLKMLRGTGLRLRAREHEYVYMDHSPYEILGNNVLSFDDIVRIKQVEDVLEKFWNDHRMDNTIRYLVNEVFETPFDFFQEFGSYWESRGWERIGHQLEDLFRRLLSFLSEKNIPGLETASGLMKVDYLLNKKHKPRKPWWEQQISKAHRSAYLKALAEDPLIGGPELEKLGLSERDLHKHTLLEFLPFDIGHFRSSGEIEAKETALLVYYNPKTKTAQLISFPPSRLMNRV
- a CDS encoding DUF3905 domain-containing protein, which codes for MKKKQGQENINDPVMDGTIPHQIQSPSFKNSNITTESPFINKYGVIIGDSQYDSDDSPLNNWDENTDPSIMAGDEWVHPTNDIGWNTPENRELAEKDIPSKGVPFMHSTKDVSYRKD